CATTTGAGCCAGCAGAAAGAAGTCGCCCGTCTTTTGTGCCGCTTGAAAACAATCGTCGCGGTCATAGATGCGATTCGCTTCCAGCAGCATGTCGATGATTCGCGACATGTTGCTGTCATTAAGAGTGTAGTAGCCGACGTAGTTCTTCTTCGGATAGGTTCGCGACCAGGTCTTGGGGTAAGACGCTTTCAACACCGGAAACTGTGCCGGATCAGGCGGCTCAGAAAACTGCTGCGGCCATGCTCCGTTGGGATACTGCGATGCCAGCATGTGTGATAATGCGTACTCAACGGCTTCATGAATTCTTTCATCCTGAAAGTCCAAAGCCTCGTCGACATGCATCAGCAGCGTCACGGCCGATTGACTCTTGTTATCGTCAAACGTGGTGTAGTTCCTCTTACCACGCGATGCGCCGTCGACGCGATAGGCGTATCGGCCACGGCCCGCGGCACCAAGTTCAAACGAAGAACTCCATCCGCCAGATTCCAACTGGCTTCGCACCAGCGCGTCGGCGACTTCCACGGCGGCGTCCAGGCAGGCTTTGTCGCCCGAAAGTCGCCATGCTTTGAGATGGGCTTCTCCGACAAACGGCGTGCCCGGTGGTTCCGTCCAGCCGCTGGTGCGAGTCGCCGGCTCTTCGCCCTCCTGAGCGGAGAAATCGGCGGCGTACCGATACAGGTAGGCTCCTTCGTACCCGACCTTGCTGCGGTAGAAGTCGATGACTTTGTGCAGCAC
This DNA window, taken from Fuerstiella marisgermanici, encodes the following:
- a CDS encoding pectate lyase gives rise to the protein MKHLLLGLVLLHSPFAAAQSLTQSDATDVLHKVIDFYRSKVGYEGAYLYRYAADFSAQEGEEPATRTSGWTEPPGTPFVGEAHLKAWRLSGDKACLDAAVEVADALVRSQLESGGWSSSFELGAAGRGRYAYRVDGASRGKRNYTTFDDNKSQSAVTLLMHVDEALDFQDERIHEAVEYALSHMLASQYPNGAWPQQFSEPPDPAQFPVLKASYPKTWSRTYPKKNYVGYYTLNDSNMSRIIDMLLEANRIYDRDDCFQAAQKTGDFFLLAQMPEPQPGWAQQYNRDMHPAWARKFEPASITGGESQTVMRSLLKLYEYTGKEKFIETLPAAIDYYRRSLLPDGRLARFYELQTNRPLYFTVDYKLTDSDADMPTHYAFKVGSKLDSLERQLNKLQKSVAAGDRPEFQPSRPVKLTASVEKKAQQAIDQLDDRGAWVESGKMKHQPERLPVIDMRTYAKNLEAIAAFVGAGPPRRAVCVVGR